A window of Parambassis ranga chromosome 10, fParRan2.1, whole genome shotgun sequence contains these coding sequences:
- the arsia gene encoding arylsulfatase I: MATSALTGFSMMSLLSLGYLTWDMMGPNQVENEADPTFMDRAPVPRPPHIIFIMTDDQGFNDIGYHSSDIRTPVLDKLAADGVKLENYYIQPICTPSRSQLITGRYQIHTGLQHSIIRPRQPNCLPFDQVTLPQRLQELGYSTHMVGKWHLGFYKKECLPTRRGFDTYFGSLTGSVNYYTYESCDGPGLCGFDLHEGESVAWSQKGKYSTHLYTQRVRKILATHDPQSQPLFIYLSFQAVHTPLQSPREYIYPYRELENVARRKYAAMVSAVDEAVRNITYALRKYEYYQNSVIIFSTDNGGQPLSGGSNWPLRGRKGTYWEGGIRGLGFVHSPLLRRKRRVSKALIHITDWYPTLVRLAGGNESLTEGLDGYNVWEAISEGKESPRLEILHNIDPLYNHAHSGSLQKGYGIWNTAIQASIRAGDWKLLTGDPGYGDWIPPQILPGFPGGWWNLERHTVPRKSMWLFNISGDPNERFDLSEQRPDVVKELLARLVYYNRTAVPVRYPSEDLRAHPELNGGAWVPWVGDEEEDSWDSIYQKKNMDWKKKLKLSKSRSFFRRLNTRIMSNRI, encoded by the exons ATGGCAACGTCAGCTCTGACTGGTTTCTCCATGATGAGCCTGCTCAGCCTCGGGTACCTGACCTGGGACATGATGGGTCCAAACCAGGTTGAGAATGAGGCGGACCCAACTTTTATGGACAGAGCTCCTGTCCCACGACCTCCTCACATCATTTTCATAATGACAGATGACCAGGGGTTCAATGACATTGGCTATCATAGTTCTGACATCAGGACACCGGTGCTGGATAAACTGGCTGCAGACGGAGTGAAGCTGGAGAATTATTACATCCAGCCCATCTGCACCCCGTCCCGAAGCCAACTCATCACTGGCAG GTACCAAATCCATACAGGTCTTCAGCACTCCATCATCCGCCCCCGCCAACCCAACTGTCTCCCCTTTGACCAGGTCACCCTGCCCCAGAGGCTTCAGGAGCTCGGCTACTCAACCCATATGGTAGGCAAGTGGCACTTGGGGTTCTACAAGAAGGAGTGTTTGCCCACTCGCCGTGGCTTTGACACATACTTTGGTTCTTTAACGGGCAGCGTGAACTACTACACCTATGAGTCCTGCGACGGGCCTGGGCTGTGCGGCTTTGACCTTCATGAGGGAGAGTCAGTTGCCTGGAGTCAAAAGGGCAAATACTCCACCCATCTGTACACTCAAAGAGTCCGCAAAATCCTGGCAACCCACGACCCTCAGTCCCAGCCGCTGTTCATCTACCTCTCCTTCCAGGCGGTCCACACACCCCTGCAGTCTCCTCGCGAGTACATCTACCCATACCGTGAGCTGGAAAATGTGGCACGCAGGAAGTATGCTGCCATGGTCTCAGCTGTAGATGAGGCAGTTCGTAATATAACATATGCTCTCCGTAAGTATGAATACTATCAGAACAGCGTCATCATCTTCTCCACAGACAATGGTGGACAGCCTTTGTCTGGAGGCAGCAACTGGCCGCTCAGAGGACGTAAAGGCACTTACTGGGAAGGTGGCATCAGAGGCCTGGGCTTTGTCCACAGCCCTCTGCtgcggaggaagaggagggtgagcAAAGCACTGATACACATTACTGACTGGTACCCCACACTGGTAAGATTAGCAGGAGGCAATGAGTCTCTGACAGAGGGGCTTGATGGATATAATGTTTGGGAAGCCATCAGTGAAGGGAAGGAGTCGCCCAGGCTGGAGATCCTTCACAACATCGACCCTCTGTATAACCACGCACACAGCGGCTCGCTGCAGAAAGGATATGGGATTTGGAATACAGCCATTCAGGCATCCATACGAGCTGGAGACTGGAAACTCCTGACTGGAGACCCCGGTTATGGAGACTGGATCCCTCCACAGATACTTCCAGGTTTTCCTGGTGGATGGTGGAACCTGGAACGCCACACTGTTCCCCGTAAATCAATGTGGCTTTTCAACATCTCTGGGGACCCCAACGAACGCTTCGACCTGTCTGAGCAGAGACCAGATGTTGTGAAAGAGCTATTAGCCAGACTGGTATACTACAACCGTACAGCAGTGCCAGTGAGGTACCCATCAGAGGATCTGCGGGCACACCCTGAGCTAAATGGAGGTGCCTGGGTCCCTTGGGTgggggatgaagaggaggacagctgGGACAGCATTTATCAGAAAAAGAACATGGATTGGAAGAAGAAGCTCAAGCTGTCAAAGAGCAGATCATTTTTCAGGAGACTCAACACAAGGATCATGTCCAACAGAATATAG
- the LOC114442232 gene encoding junctional adhesion molecule A-like gives MEAEFGLLMMILGLSLGVDTYCDGRQGGAQCYRAVGASVTLRLMDDASEISRFQWKKGLSVILQWRNNKITNQLQDRSEFIPSNGTFRINNLSRDDGGEYVLEMSDNSGRLTSQRSLHLSVEAPVSSVLLTSECLTSGQTRLSCSSGGGDSPQWSWTLDGRSLTDAELDSGNSETNNITVKQGISGYLVCTVSNHVSRVCGFVDIKCELSYETYTLEQVFKGNLSVCVKPTTAPTTTTTVDLSLLVCALKAAAVTLLLVGVSVCFVWRKMKYKKAEGSAVPQRRTNPENSVLMVEMSSAS, from the exons ATGGAAGCTGAGTTTGGACTTCTGATGATGATTCTAGGACTCTCTCTTG GTGTGGACACATACTGTGATGGCAGACAGGGTGGAGCTCAATGTTATAGAGCTGTGGGAGCATCTGTGACTCTCAGGCTGATGGATGATGCTTCAGAAATATCTAGATTCCAATGGAAAAAAGGATTATCAGTGATACTCCAGTGGAGAAATAATAAGATTACAAATCAATTACAAGACAGATCTGAGTTTATTCCCTCTAATGGAACATTTAGGATCAATAACCTGAGCAGGGATGATGGTGGTGAATATGTCCTAGAGATGAGTGATAATTCAGGGAGACTGACATCACAGCGGTCTCTGCATCTGTCTGTTGAAG ctcctgtgtcctctgtcctGCTGACCTCTGAGTGTCTGACCAGTGGACAGACGAGGCTGTCCTGCTCCTCTGGGGGAGGGGACAGTCCTCAGTGGAGCTGGACTCTGGATGGACGTTCACTGACAGACGCTGAGCTCGACTCTGGAAACAGTGAGACCAACAACATCACTGTGAAACAAGGCATCTCAGGATATCTGGTCTGCACAGTCAGTAACCATGTCAGCAGAGTCTGTG GCTTTGTGGACATTAAGTGTGAACTGTCCTATGAGACATACACATTAGAGCAGGTGTTTAAAGGtaatctttctgtgtgtgtcaaaccGACAACAGCCCCTACCACTACCACTACTGTGG ATCTCTCTCTGCTTGTGTGCGCTTTGAAGGCAGCGGCAGTAACTCTGTTATTAGTCGGGGTTTCCGTCTGTTTTGTTTGGAGgaaaatgaaatacaaaaaagCTGAAGGCTCTGCTGTCCCACAGAGGAGGACAAATCCTGAGAACTCTGTCCTGATGGTAGAAATGAGCTCTGCATCTTAA